GTGATGGTTGGGAATTAGGGACAGTTAAAAATATGATTTCCTCAATGAACCTAGGAAATTATGTAAAAACGCTGGGATTTTTGCCTGATCATGCTGTTAAAAGCCTTATGAAAGCTGCCGATGTAATAGTAATACCATCAATATACGAGCCGTTCGGCATCGTTGCACTCGAAGCCATGATTTCCGGGGCGCCATTAGTTGCAAGTGATGTGGGAGGATTGAGTGAAATCGTAGAACATGGAAAGACAGGTTTAAAAGTATATCCAGCAAACCCAGACTCTATTGCATGGGGCATCAACACCATCCTTTCTGATCCGAAATGGGCTAAATCAATGGCACAAAACGCACTTAATACTATAAAAGAAAAGTATAATTGGGACGTAATCGCACTCAAAACAATTGAAGTATACAAAAAGGCTATTACCTAGTTATCGAAGTATTGAGAGATATGCTATTCATGCTTATTATCTTAGATTTTTCTATATTGATTACAAGAATTTTTCAGGTGTGAAGAATTCTCCTCTAACAGCGTTTTCTGTTAAGAAAGTCAGAAAACTTTAGTATACCATTGACAAGAAAGTGTGAAAGAAAAGAATAGCGAATATTTTTGTTAGTTAGATGTCTAAGATAAGAACTCTTAACAGACGTAAAAGAAAAATAATTTTCGTATGGACAATTGTATTAACATGATATGTGTGTAGAAAATATGGGTGGTAAATAGATTTATAAACATTTGTATACAAATAATATGGGGATTCAATGAAGCGAATACAATCGAAAATGGAGATTAATGAAGATACTGTGCTCTTCATGATAGTAGCAGTAGGAGCTATTACACTCGACAAAGCTAAATCTATAGATGATTTAAGCACAGTATTATCCATAAATAGGGATGAATTGTTACCAATAATAGAGAAACTACGCCAACAAGGCTATTTGTCACAAAATAACAGCCTTTACTATGTGACGCAATCTGGGCTTCTCAGAGCAATGTCTCTTTTCAGCTAAACATAATTAATCAATTTTTAGTTCTATAATATCACCATCAAGTAATACATGATCTTCCCCAACTTTTTCTCCAGGATATTTTGCGCTCTTTCCCCATACTTTTGCATACTTTAACCTTTGAGTAAACGTTTTATGTATACGTTCAGCAACATCTTTGACTGTTGATCCTTCTTTTAATACTAACGGTCTAGAAGAGTGCTTCGTTTCATTAGGTTCTTTAGTATAAACTCTAATAAGCTTCAATGTTTTAATCAAAAGATCACCAAGGAGATTCAAACCAGTACCATTAACAGCAGAAACGTACAATATTGGTAATTGAGTATATAACTCTACATTATCTTTTATCATATCAACCTTATTCACGAGAACAATAGCAGGTTTGTACATTACATTACCTGTTATAAAACGCTCTACATCATCAAGTGTTGCCTCGCCCCATATAGTAACTTGAGCATTAGTAATCCTATAATCATTAAGTAACCTTCTGACGTCATCAATGGTAGCATCCATTAGACGACCATGAACAATAACCTGAACATGGGGATATGGACCTCTTTTTATCTCAATTTTACACTTCTCATCACCCAATAGCAAACCATAATCTTCGAACATCGAAAGAAGCTTATTCAGTTGGTCTCTAGGATTATAGGAACCGTCAATAACGAGAAGAACGCCATTTGCATTCCTAACCAAGGAAAAAACCATATCATTCCACTTACCTCCCTCTTTAATAATTGCAGGAGCCTCAACTAACTGAATCAGAACACCACCATGTTTGAAAACACCTGGAACAGGCCTTGTAGTTGTGTAAGGATGATTACTTATTTCAACTTTAGCACCGGTAAGCCTTGACAAAAGTGCACTCTTACCAGAACCGGTAAACCCCACCATGACGACCTGCACATCACCCTCCCTCTCAATAGAAAAACCGTACCCACTACCCCTCCTACTCTTCTCCTCCTCGATCTCACGCTTAAGAACAGCAATTTGATGCCTAACTTGGCTAACTATTTTCTCAGTACCTTTATGCTTTGGAACTGCAGCTAAATATTCTTGCAATGCTTTAATCTTCTCTTCCTTAGTCTTTGCCTCAAGAACTTTAGCCCATTTTGCTCTAGCCTCGGCAGGAAGATTAGCTGGCATAAACTGAACCCTCCAAAGAAGAATAACTAGTCTCCAACCAAGGATAACATACGCCTGAGAAAAGAGATTTTATACATTTCACCCTTACTCTACTAAAATATCCTATGATAATTATTTAAACTTTAAATAAAAACACTCACACAACTA
This is a stretch of genomic DNA from Thermoprotei archaeon. It encodes these proteins:
- a CDS encoding TGS domain-containing protein, which encodes MPANLPAEARAKWAKVLEAKTKEEKIKALQEYLAAVPKHKGTEKIVSQVRHQIAVLKREIEEEKSRRGSGYGFSIEREGDVQVVMVGFTGSGKSALLSRLTGAKVEISNHPYTTTRPVPGVFKHGGVLIQLVEAPAIIKEGGKWNDMVFSLVRNANGVLLVIDGSYNPRDQLNKLLSMFEDYGLLLGDEKCKIEIKRGPYPHVQVIVHGRLMDATIDDVRRLLNDYRITNAQVTIWGEATLDDVERFITGNVMYKPAIVLVNKVDMIKDNVELYTQLPILYVSAVNGTGLNLLGDLLIKTLKLIRVYTKEPNETKHSSRPLVLKEGSTVKDVAERIHKTFTQRLKYAKVWGKSAKYPGEKVGEDHVLLDGDIIELKID